GCAGCAATAAACCTGGCCCATTAGATGGAATAACATTTCACAAACATGCACTCTCCCCCTTAATTGAGCAGAGACATTAATACGTCAGTAATGTACAAATGTCTGGGTCCTACCTGCCACTAGGTATTTCTCTGGGTTACTGCCTAAGGCTATACAAATATgagctgaaaatgaaagcaaCTCCAATACTGTTTGGAGGGAGGATGGTCTGACAAACGTGATAGAAATACTCATGCCGTTTGTGTCGTCTCAGCCAGTGCTCTTCCCTGCTTTATAACTAAATCCACATGGGAGCAGGAGAGGTGATGGTCAGCTGAATGATCATCGCTGGTGCGGAACAGGGACATAACAGCAAGCAACAGCAACACATGTTGATACATGCACGCAGCCACGCACAGTGTCTTAAACatacagccaaaaaaaaaaaaaacacaaccctGGCAGACAGCATGACACAACATgcgtgcaaacacacactgcgAGCTAATTATCATGTGTAAACAAATGAATGACACACAATGTTTCCTATTACCGAGTGCATGCGAGATGAGGAAAACACAACGCAACCCCATAACCTATTCAGCACACAGAATCAGTTCGGTGTAAGTTGGGTACTATCATGGCTGCAAATGATCACGCGAAAGATGTGAGCAGAGGCTGTCATTAAAGGCACAATGTGTGTTACCGTGGCAACATCATAGCGGCCTCAATCTTTTTAATGCTGTGGTTAGGAACAATCGACGCTGCACCCAATCCCCATGTGAATTAAAGGCACATAGCTAAATAAAGCTCAAGTACCCTGCTGCCACACTTTTACAGGCCACTGTTTGTCTCTTCTCTGTGGGGAATTCAGTAACAACCTGTTTCTGTGGGGGAAAAGTAGGCAAAGTGTCAACACTTGACAGTCAGAGTAGCTCTGTGTTAGCCAgaatttaactttaaaacaattacttggaaaaacaaaatgacaaaactgtcaTATTTTGATTGTCACACTTGGAGACAGTAATTGTGCTACACAATGCTGCTGCGTCTCTGTTCGCTCTTTTGCTGACTGATTTAACATGATCACAAAGTTGACATATTCTTTCTTCGCTGGCAGTTTCATTTAGTGTCCTTGCTCCAGCTTGGTTCAACGTAACTAAGTTCAATTCCCCACTCTTTTCCATTTTGTTCTACAGTGACCTCTCTGACCAAGATAATTACCTCGGCTCTTGACTCGTCTGAGTCAAAGATAAAGTCTGCAGAGATCTTTCTGCATCAGAttagcagtgtgtgttttttccccccaacacTCCTCTCTGAGCTACAGCACAGTTGTTCATTCTGGACTTGTCTGGtgatttttgcttgtttgtttattcattaGCATTTGATCTGTCAGCCAAAGAAAAGTTGTCTTTGGTTTACAGGAGAGTCTTGTCAGCATGAGGAGCCGAGATAAGGTGAATGTAGTATTTAATTAAGAGGGCAGGAAGCCCTCCTGGTATCTGGGTACATACAGACACCACACAGCAATTGACCTTAGTGAACATGTCAAGACTTTATCTTGCTCCTATCAGCACTGAGCAGGAGTTGTGAAGACAGTAAATAGCTGTGCTCTCAGACAGTCTTTTGATTTCCACAAACAGAGCCTTTTCAAGTGTTTGTTTtggatattgtttttttcagtcaagtGAGGCAACATTATTTTATGCTTCTTGTCATAATGTTTCTAAAATACTTAAATGCTAATTAATGCCTGTCATGTTTACTCCAGCGCAAACAAATTAACTTTTAGCCATGCTTTACTTGAAAATATGTGTGACAGtgtgaaatgaaatgcaaaaatttcatttttttaataatcaaatCAAGCTGTAAAGCTGCTAATTAGTGACTGGGATAAAGgtaaaatacattcaaatacACGGTGCTATATTTGAACAGTAAAGCCTGTCACTGTAACCTGCTACACAGAACAAAAAGACttgcattaaaacatttaacaaaagtATGACAGCAAATTTTAGTTGATCCATCAGCAATCAGCTAGGTTTGATactgttgttttacatattcagtcGAAACTGGTTTTCCTTTTTGATGTCCCCCTATCTAATGGCTTCACCAAGAACAACAAAGGAGGGAATAGTGAAGGTAAAGCAATAAAAGTCTTTCCTAAGTCAACAGTGACACCATGAGGTTACAGGTAATATTACATGCTATTTTATTACGCTTGGTTTGGTTTAGATGACTGAAAAGTGATGGCTAGcgacaaaataaagaaaaaaacctaaacCTTTGACCCCTACAGTGAAGAGATCCAATGACTGTGATGCTGTAGGGGGGAATTTTGCTGCTATGATTTGGATAAACTCATCTCTGTAAAGGGAAGAATCGTTCTAAGAATTATTTTAATCCTATGATGGTGTCTTTCCCTCCATCCATAGGACACGAGGGGCCATTGAAAGGTTTGACGAGCATGAAAATGATCCGAATCATATGATTTAGCCTTCAATTTCAACAGATCTCAAATCGTTGAGCATGTATGGGAGATTTTGGATCAATGCAGacagcagcctcctccaccaTCATTAGAACAACACATAAAGgaaaatgtttcacaaaaaTGGTCTTCTAATGTGTGTGTAAGAATATAAGGTGTAAGAGGGAGAAGAATACAAGCAAGACAGTGAAAttcaataaaagaagaaaaataaaacagacaaagaagCATGTCTTCTGTTCATGTGCAGTTTACACATAATTGTACAACCCTGACAGTGGAGCAATTCTAAGCAACTGCAAGTAGTTTCACTTGTTACTTCTGACTTTGTGTTATAAAAATGATACACTCCTACACAAGGATGAGGCTCTTCTCTGCTGACCATGACTGTTAGCAATGACTGTTTCTCTCTGAGTCTGTCATTGCTTCAGGCTTGTATTCACCTTCTCATCAGGGATAACAGTTTTCTTTTGTCGGTGTCTAACACATGAAGTCCCATTTAATTTGACCTGACCTGtgattgaaaatgttttctttttcctcctgttcCTTCTATTTCTAATCGTCTATGCAGAGATAGAACACCGGCATTGTCATGTAtatgggaaaaatatatataaatagatCAGCAATACATTATCTATTTTGTCTTCCATAATGTTGGATTGTTTATGATTTTCTAAGATAACTGCAGAGAGTTTATTGAGAAAGACTGatctgttttattattcttACACAGATGGATGCAGATGAATGCTCACATCATTACCACTGACTAATGTCATGTGCCTTTTTAACACCCCACATCTTTTATTTCCATTAACTATTGTATTTCTTAAATTTAACCAAAAGGTGGTGCTATAACAGCGAGCAAAAACATTTCAGCATCTGGGGCCTATCAATAGTTAAATACATATTCAACTGCTGATGAGccaataatgcaaaaatattacaatCAGGAGTCTTTATAATAATAGatattgtgaaaaaataatctcTTTCCAGGATAATAGTGTTTCAGCAGCAGAAAAGTCCCAAAAAATTATACatccataaaataaaaattaaaaaatgtgtagAATAATATGTAGAAAAAAGTTCCCATGAATTTAGAACATGTCCATGTTAGCCGTACCTGCTGAAGGACACATGGAAAAAGTCAATTTGCTTGGTTTAATATCGGTTCTTCACAAAATCCAGGGTGCTCTGTTTGTGATTTAAGGGACGTGCTAGAGGCCAGGGAAGACAAGATAGAAGTGTGAAGTTTGTTGGAGCCATGCTGGGTGGAGAGGGGACAGGTTAGCCTGAATGACGACAAAGCTCCATGCACATCGAAAACAACCAAGCAGAAGAGAGAAGCCATCTTGGTtgtagaaaacaagacaaaaaaaaacccaaaagaaaCTTCAAGGATTCCAAGGAGTGCATCATCAGCATGCAGTGGTTAGAGTTTGAATGAAAATTTGCATTATGAATGTGAACAAAGTGTACAGGAACTAAACAGCAGCATAGTTTGAGCAAATGGTGCTGAATGATAATAATGGAGGATAGCATTAGTGTAAACATCGTGATTATGTAAAAGCACTGAGAACAGTGGAGATAGTGCAGAGGCAGCAGAGATGAAACACATCATGCAGTGTGCCTTTTTATTAATGGAGCTGCCCGCCATAGGAGGAACTGCCATCAGCACTTAGGGATCCATGTGGAGGGTGAGAGGTGAAGTCCATGATGGCTGATAATGTGGCCAACATCTTTttcctcccccacctccccaaaGGGGACCACAGATACCCTCGGAGGCATGTACTCAGACCGCCTGTTGCTAGCAGTTCTTGTATCCAAAGATGTTTTTCATGCCCCTACAAACTCACGTACATTCCGCTGCTGCAGTCTGCCCTCAGTCATCCTCCTGTAACAGTTTTTTTGCTCCCATATGTTCCTCTACTGTAATTCCCTTTGTCccttaaattcattatttagtCAGCGATGCAGTGTCAGGTTGTCTGCATGCTCTTCCCTTTGAAGCCCACAGTTTCCTGTCACTTCTTGTCTCATGTGACCATCTTATCAAGTTCTCTAACCTGATAACCCATATAAAAATGTGTTCCTTCTTTGAATAGATTGCCTGTACAGTTGACAAATGTTGTGTAAATGACTGACAATTCCCTCATTATTCCTTGATTTGAGTCCCCTACCCTAAAACTACATATATCCCAGCATTGGTACTTTAATAACATATAATCTCCAAAAGATTTTGCTAAATCCATTTTTGTTGCCTCTCTTTACCCCATGCAGTCTGAGCAGCAAATCATACTTATGATATACGGTATGTTACACTATAATTACTTTACAAGCTCTACAGAACAAAATAGAAGTGTTAACACTTGGGTGGCCATGGACTGAGTGGTAGAGCGGGTTTGTGGTTTGACTTCCAGCCCTACCATGTGTCCAAGTATCCTTAGGgaatatgtatgtatattcatgcgtgtgcgtgtgtgtgcgttgctgtgtgtgtgtattctccAAGTGCAGACCATTATACCATTTTCCAGCTACTGTTTCTTTcctatttcagttttactttccAGCATTGTATCCTGCAGATGCCCATTATTTACAGACATACGACTTAATTTCTCTTTTCCacagaaatttcccaaaatacCAACAGGACCTGGACAATGTGGAATAATTATCGGTATTCAATACCTGAATAATCcaattaaaataacacaatgaATTGTGGGCTGTATCATAATGTATTACCCAAATAAATAGCTTGAGCATGCTCTCTGTATAGACTAATATTttcatagtaataataataaaaaaccttGCATAATACACTTGACATAATGATCTTATATCTTTGTTGTCTAGTTTGCTGTGGAGCATCACTTCTGATGCAACAAAGGCCGGTGAAAGCCCTGATAGTAAGGCTCCTGGCAGACAATGGCAGAACAGTTTACTGGATTGCCGGATGTTCTTGTTTGCTCCAGCTGGACACAGATGACAAAGTGCGATGCACCATCTGTAAGGAACATATATCAGAAGCACTACCCATCATCCTTTGTGGCGTGGCTCCAACtccatttgtgttgtgtttatttctgaccTTGGAGCAAAGAATTGTTAGTCATCATCATTTTCTTGCAGTCATTTGTTATGTTGATTtcttatctgtgtgtgtgtgtgtgtgtgtgtgtgggcatgcatgtttgtgtgtctgtatgtgtgtgggcctgtgtgtgtgtgtgtgtgtgtgtgtgtgtggtgtgtggagGATGCTGCTTTCTGCTCCCAGTTGGTGAAGATTATGTTCAGTGTCATGGAAGACTTGGAGAGATATTAAATGAGGCTCATATCATGCATCGCCTGTGTGCGCCTCATGTTCCTTCTGCACTTTGTGACCACTGATAAAAATTAATTAGCCTGCTGCAAGAGATTTGAACATATGTGTGAAcataaacaaaatgcaaatacacaaaatagcGCCTGAAATTTGAAAGAATGTTGAATTAATATTTCTAGAAAGATTGTGAAAGCTTTTTTAGTGCAATACAATGTGAGCCAGCCGCACAATTTACTTAACATACCGCAACAAACATAAATGCTAATTTATGCAGAGATAGTGGTATAATGATGAGGTCTAGCTAATGCTGAGGGTCTAGCCCGGTACGAGGGGGAAGCCTCTGAAGGCAGAGGAAACAGAAGCACAAATGAATCGCATGCACTCTGAATGTAGCCTTCATACTCTTTAATATGAGCCACAGGCAGTGTCCCCGATGTGCCTGCTCTCCTCCCATGTGAGCAAGAGCCAAGTGGAGAGGATGATGGATATAGCTCCATGAGGACACAGCAGTATGCAACGATACTTGACATGTTTCCACATGAGTGCCACCGCATCAGATTGAGAAAGGCATGACAGGTCTTTCTCCCTTACCTTTCACTCCGCCGCTAAACCAACACGACATTTCGAATGCAACACGTGGCACCGGTTCGGATGCTACGTCTGATAAATTAAAATGAGACAACTGAATAATTCACTCTAATTATACCTCAGTGAGAACTCACTCCATAACTGTTTGGTTTTCATTAACACCAGGTGAAAACGCACTCAGAGAGGACAATGAGTCATACTCTGTGACTCATGGATTACCACTCcgttcaaaacaaacaaataaatactgcACCATTTCAAGAGCTTTGCCTTTCACTTTCCATCTCTCTGCTGGCACAGGGAGGTCTGATCAATACATGAGAGATCCTGGTCCCAGTGTGTTCATGCATTAAGCAGTGGATGACATCATTATTAAGGCTGTTCTGCACAGGCCCTATAAGCACTTTACTGGTGCTTTTGAACAGTTGAAATGGGATCAGTGTCATAGCTCATTCAGAGGTTGCTATTTTGACAACATATTCTAACTGAACCGTAAAAATCATTAGACCCTAACTCCCATTAAAACACAGCAACCCCTGACCTCTGACTGACTGGAGTAACATGAACAGAAAGTCTCATTAGCTGAGCTCTTGTAGGGCACCTTATACACTGGGTCTTGATCTACAGCGTATTTTTTAGGTGAGATGTCCACATAGCAGCTGGAGTGTAAGAAGGAAAACTACTACAGTGGTGTTTGGAAAGATCGATCGCTGCCAATTGAAAACACAGACTCAGTGACATTCTGAGTCTATAGCCATAGAGAAAAAAGGTCACGTCCACCAGCAGGAGAAATAGTCTGAGGTCACTACACAACAGGTGAGGAAGAGACGCAGATGCACCTTctgtttaaatgtaataaatacaaTGATAATGTTGTGGAAAAAGTGATCTATGTGTGTTCATTTTCCATCTTGCAATCGTTTGTTTAATCATTTATAATTGTCACAGTAGTGATATTCATTTCTGATATTATTAGTTGAATATGTGTCCTTACAGATTTTCAGTTCTCATTTATTAGACTAGAGGAGTGAAATCAGGCTGACCTTGATTGAAGACACTCTGTCCTCTTGTCGGCCAGAGTGAGTTGTAAACAGGATCTGGTTTCTAAAAGAACACAAAGTCCCTGATCTTCCAAAGAGCCAAACCAGGTCAACAGTATCCGATACTTAATCATCTATTGGAGAGTCAAAACTATCAGTAATCAGAAATGAAGGATTCTAATTGGAAGGAAAAGCCTGATAGGAGGAAGGACACTGCAAACAGGAGTGAGAGGTTGTCAATAATATAAAAAACGTACGTGTGCATCAAGAAATTCAACTAACTCAGATGTTACAAAAAATCTCAATAATGTCTTTTGGTGTTCAAGTTTCATCTGGCAGGAAAACTTTAAGAAGTTTGACTTGTTAATCCAAACTTCATAGGGACACTCAGCACTTCACTCCTCATTATTTATCActacttgtttttttcttctatataAAGGAACATTTTTGTATTATCAGCTTGTTATTTTTCACAGAACCATCAAATTACATGCCACTTCATTTACCGTAGATAATTTATTCATCCCTTTGGGCCCCAAAGTTTGGGGGAACTTAAGGTATCTAGTTGCTCACACatgttacatttaagaaaaatgagGAAACTAATGTGCAAAAGAGGTGCAAAGTAACCTCTAAATCATACGAGCATGTTGCAAATTAAGATCTTGAATCTTAAGCAGACCTTACTGCGCAATATGTCATGTCACAAGCTGAGGGACATAATTAAAACACCACTGAATGTGATAATTACCTTGACATAGCTTACTAAACatatggcacacacacacacacacacacacaacacatttttacattttttatctcCTTTTTTGCCCCTCTACCATCTTATTCATCCTCTTTTATCAATGAATCTTGACTTCTGTCTGGTCCTTTATCTAggtttctttcatttatttatagatgtcatattttattttctattttaattcATCCGGTGTTTCCTCATTGCATGCATTATTTATGATCGTGTTTCCTCAGTATCcattttaaagcactttgtgttacatttcatttgtgtGACAAGTGCTATATAAACTAAGTCTGACTGATTATTGGATtcattgattttcttttaattgcACCATCCTGGACGCTTTGGCTGCACCGTTAACCTAATATTTCGTCAATAAAGCATGTTGAACTAAAATTCGAGCTGCTACAACTGAAATTAGTATCTCAGTCTATATTTTACCACCTCAACACTGCAGGACTGACAGACTATGGGGAGCTAATATAATTTGCCATCCTGGTTTTGTCTCCTGGATGAATAACATGATGAAGCGGTTTAACAAAACCGTCTGTAGCGCGCCTGATCCGgtaaattattgatttttttccccttctttttGTGACATATTTTCAGTAGCTGGGTCAACATCTTTTTTGGGGGTGGGTGGGTTGGTGGCGAGGACAGGAAAGGGATTGGAaggggtggtggtggtagtggtggtATCTCCGGAAAGCTGCTCCAGTGAGCTGATTCTTTGTGCATGAAATGATTTGACATCCTCCCGACCACCGAGTgagcctgcctgcctgcctgcgtgcgtgcgtgcgtgcgtgcgcgcccacggtgagacagagagacagagagagagaataagCAACTTTGTTACCAGGCATAGCTGCGTCTCCTCCGGCACAGCGCGCTCAAAGAGAAGCGTTTGGCAGTTACGGTTGATCAGCGTTTCTTTCATCCTCTCCCGTGCGTAAGAGGCGACGATTGCGCACACTAACATCCTGCTTTCTGTTTGATATctcgtttttatttttattgtttgacggatttaaaaacacaagatgcGCTGAAAACAGCCTACCCAACCGAGCCTACATCTCCATCAATGTGCTTGAGGTATGTATTTCTAGCCCAAGAGTTGCACGCAAAATGATGCAGGCTGTCTAGTCTCAGACAGGGCAGTGACGCTAAACCCAGCTGTAATTTACACAGCTTTACGTCCCAACCTGTGTTTAACTATTGCATTTTACAAGGCTTCCCCCTCACAGCGAAATTAGGCCATTGTTTTGTGCTTATGTCTGGCTTTGACCTtgctttttatgttgttgttgctgttatttacATAGCTTGAAGGAGTTGCTTTCTATCctgcttttaaaaatctgcagccACACAGACAGAAGTTACCTCTGGGTTAACAGCAGATGAAGCTTTGATTCATGCTGGCCAGAGTGTGGAAGTTGCTTTTCAATGCAGCCTgcctgctttttttgtttgtttgttagtttgttttttttaattttgcttttttctttctttacatcaccatgtgtgtctttttatttctaGATGACATTGAGGATACCTTAGCAGGACTGTGAGCTTGGCCATCATTTttgcagaaagagagagagagaaagaaaaatgcatctTTGGATTCCGTATGTCTTGCTAAGTGCAACATCAGTATGCACTGTTGAGGTGTTTGGCCATTATGGAGAAATATGTCAAGGACTGTGTGCCTGTGACGAGAGAGAAGGGATACTTACGGTGAGCTGTGAAAACAGAGGGATTGGAAGTGTCTCAGACGTAAGCCCTGCGTACTCCCCCCAATATCATCTGCTGCTCACTGGGAATCTTCTGAAAAAGCTATCTGCCAATGATTTTATTGAGTTCAAAGGACTAACAATATTACATCtgggaaataatgaaatatctgATGTTGAAGCGGGAGCTTTTAACGGACTACAGGGATTGAAACGATTACATctcaacaataataaaattgaTGCCTTGAAGGAAGAGTTTTTCTTTGGCCTTGAAAGTCTGGAATATCTACAAATTGATTACAACTATATCACTCATGTGGTGCCAAACGCCTTCAGCAGACTTCGACATCTGGAGGTCCTGATTCTAAATGACAATTTAATATCTGCTCTGCCTGTAAACATTTTCCAGTATGTACCATTGACTCATTTAGACTTAAGGGGGAATCAGCTCAAAGTCCTTCCCTACACGGGTCTGCTGGAGCACATGAACAGTGTTGTGGAGTTACAGCTGGAGGAGAATCCATGGAACTGCTCCTGCGAGTTGATTGCTCTCAAAACCTGGCTCGAGAGCATATCATACACAGCTCTGGTCGGCGACGTTGTGTGTGAGTTCCCTTTTCGACTTCACGGGAGAGATCTTGATGAGGTTTCAAAACAAGAGTTGTGCCCGAGGAGAGCCATCGCTGAATATGAGATGCCGCCCCTGCCACATTTGAGCACCGATGCATACTATAGGACCACGCCAGCTCTAGTTACAGCATCCTTCACCTCATCTGGGATTGCGCGGTCCTCATCAAGACCCACTAAGGGACCTCGACAGTCAGCCAAACTAAAATCGAGACCCACCGCTCGAGTCCCATCGAACAAACCACAAAATTACGGCCAAATTGTTTCATATCAGACCAAATCGCCTGTGCCTTTAGATTGCCCGACTGCCTGCACCTGCAATCTTCAAATATCAGACCTTGGCCTGAATGTGAACTGCCAGGAGCGAAAGATTGAACAGATCTCTGACTTAAATCCCAAACCTTACAATCCCAAAAAGATGTATCTCACAGGGAATTACATTACAGTGGTGCAAAGATCAGATTTTATTGAGGCAACTGGCTTAGATTTGCTTCATCTTGGTAACAATCGAATAGCTCGTGTTCACGACCGAGCTTTTGGCGATTTGACACATCTACGAAGACTATACCTCAACGGGAATTTGATAGACCGTCTTACAGCTGATATGTTTTATGGATTAGAGACCCTACAGTTCTTGTATTTAGAATATAATGTTATTAAAGAGGTTACTTCTGACACTTTTCAGTACATACCCAAACTTCAGCTTCTTTTTCTAAACAATAACCTCTTGAAAACCTTACCAGAGGGAACTTTTATTGGCCTGACATTGGCCAGACTAAATCTCCGCAACAACCATCTGCGCTATCTGCCAGTGAGTGGTGTACTAGATCAGCTTACTGCACTGGTACAAGTTGACTTGTTTGAGAATCCCTGGGATTGCTCTTGCAGCATATTGGAGCTGAAAATGTGGCTAGAGCAGCTTAGCACAGGCACAGTTGTAAACAATGTCATATGTGGATCCCCCAAGAAACTAGCTGGAGAGGATATGAGATACATTAAGACAACTAATTTCTGCCCTAATAACTCTGATGTACTTGCCTCCATGATACCACCCTCTGAAGAATCTTTCCCTGGCAGCACTATCACCATAGAAACATCCTTGGACTCTGACACTCAATACAGCACCATTCCTT
This DNA window, taken from Amphiprion ocellaris isolate individual 3 ecotype Okinawa chromosome 11, ASM2253959v1, whole genome shotgun sequence, encodes the following:
- the slitrk5b gene encoding SLIT and NTRK-like protein 5 is translated as MHLWIPYVLLSATSVCTVEVFGHYGEICQGLCACDEREGILTVSCENRGIGSVSDVSPAYSPQYHLLLTGNLLKKLSANDFIEFKGLTILHLGNNEISDVEAGAFNGLQGLKRLHLNNNKIDALKEEFFFGLESLEYLQIDYNYITHVVPNAFSRLRHLEVLILNDNLISALPVNIFQYVPLTHLDLRGNQLKVLPYTGLLEHMNSVVELQLEENPWNCSCELIALKTWLESISYTALVGDVVCEFPFRLHGRDLDEVSKQELCPRRAIAEYEMPPLPHLSTDAYYRTTPALVTASFTSSGIARSSSRPTKGPRQSAKLKSRPTARVPSNKPQNYGQIVSYQTKSPVPLDCPTACTCNLQISDLGLNVNCQERKIEQISDLNPKPYNPKKMYLTGNYITVVQRSDFIEATGLDLLHLGNNRIARVHDRAFGDLTHLRRLYLNGNLIDRLTADMFYGLETLQFLYLEYNVIKEVTSDTFQYIPKLQLLFLNNNLLKTLPEGTFIGLTLARLNLRNNHLRYLPVSGVLDQLTALVQVDLFENPWDCSCSILELKMWLEQLSTGTVVNNVICGSPKKLAGEDMRYIKTTNFCPNNSDVLASMIPPSEESFPGSTITIETSLDSDTQYSTIPLSVMILALLLVFIMSVFVAAGLFVAMKKRRQKSQNEQNNSMNACISSLNMEYGLYKKGSIPKVRTSSGHVYEYIPPPTESTCRTTAHTPTDNKSVDGFRDFDELSGTFLGNSDEEAASNVISSEYSATTPEPLNKPSTPHQDDPCYYRDVLEPDKHRRYSNTLPCRHTAHSSNQYTSDFDARHQYVHPDRIQQTILYCTAPSTVYVEPNRSEYWELKAKLHIDPDYLEVLEKRTTFTQF